From the Salmo trutta chromosome 2, fSalTru1.1, whole genome shotgun sequence genome, one window contains:
- the LOC115154264 gene encoding sonic hedgehog protein A, whose product MDEMLLLTRIVLVGLICLSLVSSGMGCGPGRGYGRRRHPKKLTPLAYKQFIPNVAEKTLGASGRYEGKITRNSERFKELTPNYNTDIIFKDEENTGADRLMTQRCKDKLNSLAISVMNQWPGVKLRVTEGWDEDGHHFEESLHYEGRAVDITTSDRDKSKYGTLSRLAVEAGFDWVYYESKAHIHCSVKAENSVAAKSGGCFPGTASVTLKDGSRKAVKNLRVGDKVLGANSDGDLAYSDFIMFMDQDSSTRRVFYVIETKEPAQKITLTAAHLLFVVNNSTDDLHSMSAVFASKVKPGQKVVVFDDLHNQLKSVTVGRIYMEEHEGSFAPVTVQGTIVVDQVLASCYAVIEDHNLAHWAFAPVRLSYWLSSLLSPKDYSMSNATLHEDGVHWYSKILYQLGTWLLDSHALHPLGMSINSS is encoded by the exons ATGGACGAAATGCTGCTGTTGACGAGAATCGTTCTGGTCGGGTTAATCTGCTTGTCCTTGGTGTCCTCTGGGATGGGCTGTGGACCGGGCAGGGGCTACGGTAGGAGAAGACATCCGAAGAAGCTGACACCTCTTGCGTACAAACAGTTCATCCCAAACGTCGCGGAGAAGACCCTAGGGGCCAGTGGCAGATACGAAGGCAAGATCACGCGGAACTCCGAGCGATTTAAAGAACTGACTCCCAATTACAATACTGACATTATCTTTAAGGATGAAGAGAACACCGGTGCGGACCGGCTCATGACTCAG AGATGTAAAGACAAGCTGAATTCCCTGGCTATCTCTGTCATGAACCAGTGGCCAGGGGTAAAGCTCCGCGTCACCGAGGGCTGGGACGAGGATGGGCACCATTTCGAAGAGTCGCTACACTACGAGGGAAGGGCAGTGGATATCACGACCTCCGATAGAGACAAGAGCAAATACGGCACGCTGTCCAGACTAGCAGTGGAGGCTGGGTTCGACTGGGTCTACTACGAGTCCAAGGCCCACATCCACTGCTCTGTCAAAGCAG AAAACTCAGTTGCTGCCAAATCAGGCGGCTGCTTCCCAGGCACCGCTTCGGTGACTCTCAAAGATGGAAGCAGGAAGGCAGTGAAAAACCTCAGAGTTGGCGACAAAGTGCTAGGTGCCAACAGTGATGGGGACCTCGCATACAGCGACTTCATCATGTTCATGGACCAGGACTCGTCAACTAGACGAGTATTTTATGTGATAGAGACTAAAGAACCGGCTCAGAAAATTACCCTGACTGCTGCACATCTCCTCTTCGTGGTCAACAACtcaacggatgatctccacagcATGTCAGCAGTATTTGCGAGCAAAGTCAAACCTGGACAAAAGGTGGTTGTCTTTGATGATTTGCATAACCAACTGAAGTCGGTCACCGTGGGACGGATTTACATGGAGGAGCACGAGGGGTCCTTTGCTCCGGTGACTGTTCAAGGAACCATCGTTGTTGATCAGGTGCTTGCGTCATGTTACGCGGTAATTGAAGACCATAATCTAGCGCACTGGGCGTTTGCACCTGTCAGACTGAGCTACTGGCTGTCCTCGTTGCTATCCCCGAAAGACTACTCCATGTCCAACGCCACCTTACATGAGGACGGAGTGCACTGGTACTCCAAAATTCTATATCAATTAGGAACGTGGCTCTTGGATAGCCACGCGCTTCACCCACTGGGGATGTCAATAAACTCAAGTTGA